The proteins below come from a single Mangifera indica cultivar Alphonso chromosome 16, CATAS_Mindica_2.1, whole genome shotgun sequence genomic window:
- the LOC123199513 gene encoding RNA-binding protein 24-A-like: MACGSSSVVGDGSDVTYRKIFVGGLAWETQSPALRRYFEQFGDILEAVVIYDKNNGRSKGYGFVTFRDPVSAERACSNPNPLIDGRRINCNLAYYGRTRPPPPFPGRFRTTTTIPAIEGIPNTPSSYGGAFAHYHRPFPYTYPSGFVYPHYGYLPYGPGYGYPQDVYNRYPGQQYLQGYGGPSATISSPYPYGQIGLPPHPSTHSHQNIPPYPMPARNLVPYGGIPTMPSPYYAHSIPSFI, translated from the exons ATGGCCTGTGGTAGTAGTAGTGTTGTTGGTGATGGAAGTGATGTAACTTATAGAAAAATATTCGTGGGAGGACTTGCCTGGGAGACTCAGAGTCCAGCTCTGCGGCGTTACTTCGAGCAGTTTGGCGACATTCTTGAAGCCGTCGTCATCTATGACAAGAACAACGGTCGTTCCAAAGGCTACGGTTTC GTTACATTTCGTGATCCAGTCTCTGCTGAGAGAGCTTGCTCTAATCCCAACCCCTTGATTGATGGTCGCAGAATAAACTGCAATCTAGCCTACTATGGCCGAACCCGGCCTCCTCCACCTTTTCCAG GCCGTTTCAGAACTACAACTACAATTCCTGCCATTGAAGGTATTCCCAACACACCGTCCAGCTATGGTGGAGCTTTTGCTCACTATCATCGACCATTTCCCTATACTTACCCATCTGGGTTTGTGTATCCTCATTACGG ATACCTGCCATATGGCCCAGGCTATGGGTATCCTCAG GATGTGTATAATCGTTATCCAGGTCAACAGTACCTTCAAGGATATGGGGGTCCCTCTGCTACAATCAGCTCTCCATACCCGTATGGACAAATTGGTCTTCCACCTCATCCGTCCACTCATAGTCATCAAAACATACCTCCATATCCAATGCCGGCTCGCAATTTGGTGCCTTATGGTGGCATTCCTACGATGCCATCACCATATTATGCTCATTCCATTCCGAG CTTTATCTGA
- the LOC123199306 gene encoding trafficking protein particle complex subunit 11 produces MEDYPEELRTPPVSLVSLVGFAQHHHLISTHLLSHQPPINTLALPDLSKLLLLLPKSNKPPLPVDSQPQGQAGILKRDWLVKHRTRIPSVVAPLFSSDQLSGDPTKWLQVCSDLDNLKAVIRPRNIKFLLIIILKDGDDINEDRFLALRRRAELDAKYILTFNPDDASQLQHSLNRLGSTFAELANIYYRDEGKRIKTRVEKKGINSIDFNIRSCFKTAVYAEFRRDWAEAVRLYEDAYHALREMIGTSTRLPPIQRLVEIKTVAEQLHFKISNLLLHGGKVKEAVTWFRQHNTSYRKVVGAPEVIFLHWEWMSRQFLVFGELLETSSASIQNISSLVSGTTERPLTEWELHPSYYYQLAANYLKEKRSSLELALSMSETSTEIDASAESVVPSVYVGQFAQLLELGDSVTMKPLTDEEYTRYAIAEGERFQDSFEIIALLKKSCESYGNLKARRMGSFCAFQMATEYFTVGDFSNAKQLFDGVASHYRQEGWVTLLWEVLGFLRECSKKQGVVRDFVEYSLEMAALPVSSGTDARPFRFKEYSPAGPPSFSQREVIHKEVFGLVCGEAGSASVEDNNAIKIGVTPLHIEIDHVSPLRVVLLASVAFHEQIVKPGVSTLITVSLLSQLPHTVEINQLEVQFNQSECNFVILNAQKPSFAAMTDEERGHQVESAPLRLVTNKWLRLTYGIKSKKSGKLECVSVIAKMGPHFTICCRAESSASMDDLPLWKYEDRVETYPTKDPAIAFSGQKAIQVEEPEPLVDLYLGASGPAFIGESFMAPVTVSSRGHDIYSGELKINLVDVRGGVLFSPRETESSSMDSHHVELIGIVGEDESQLGSEKFEKIQQSFGLVSVPFLKNGDSWSCKLEIKWHRPKPVMLFVSLGYSPLSDDLNAQKVNIHKSLPIEGVSAIAISHHFMLPFRRDPLLLSRIKPVHGSEQLASLPLNETSLLIVSAKNCTQVPLQLKSMSIENEVSESESSCSVQDGGNDLLRPALLVPGEEFKKVFTVVPKSVSSMCRLGTVCLRWRRDSESGDPSSFNIKEASVLSRHKLPDVKVELSPLVVSLECPPYAILGDPFTYMVKIQNQTQLLQEVKLSLADSQSFVLAGSHNDTVFILPKSEHILSYKIVPLASGSQPLPKVTVSSGRYSAGFQPSNTASTVFVFPLRPDFKMDDVGERRIESITSE; encoded by the exons ATGGAAGATTACCCTGAGGAGTTGCGAACGCCACCAGTGAGTTTGGTGTCACTGGTTGGTTTTGCACAGCATCATCATCTCATCTCAACACACTTGCTCTCTCATCAACCGCCAATTAACACCTTAGCCTTGCCTGATTTATCCAAACTATTACTCTTATTACCCAAATCCAATAAGCCACCTCTTCCTGTTGACTCACAACCCCAAGGACAAGCGGGCATTCTCAAAAGAGACTGGCTCGTCAAGCATCGCACTCGAATTCCTTCCGTCGTTGCCCCTCTTTTTTCTTCCGATCAGCTCTCCGGTGATCCCACCAAGTGGCTTCAGGTCTGCTCCGATCTGGACAATCTCAAAGCCGTTATTCGTCCCAGGAACATCAAGTTCCTTCTTATTATTATCCTCAAAGATGGTGATGATATCAATGAAGATCGTTTTCTTGCTCTCCGTAGGCGTGCTGAATTAGATGCCAAATACATTCTTACCTTCAATCCTGATGATGCTTCTCAATTGCAACATTCTCTTAACAG GCTGGGGAGCACTTTTGCGGAATTGGCAAACATTTATTACAGGGACGAAGGAAAAAGGATTAAAACGCGAGTCGAAAAGAAGGGCATCAATTCTATTGATTTCAATATTCGTTCTTGCTTCAAA ACTGCAGTATATGCAGAGTTTCGAAGAGATTGGGCTGAAGCTGTGAGGTTATACGAGGATGCCTATCATGCATTGAGGGAG ATGATTGGGACATCAACAAGGTTGCCTCCAATTCAACGCTTGGTTGAGATTAAAACTGTGGCAGAGCAATTgcattttaaaatatcaaatttgttgTTGCATGGTGGAAAGGTTAAAGAAGCTGTTACATGGTTCCGTCAGCACAATACTTCTTACAGAAAGGTTGTTGGAGCACCAGAAGTTATCTTCCTTCACTGGGAATGGATGAGCAGACAATTTTTGGTGTTCGGGGAATTACTGGAGACAAGCTCTGCTTCGATTCAAAACATTTCATCTCTAGTTTCAGGTACTACAGAAAGACCTTTGACTGAGTGGGAACTTCATCCATCTTATTATTATCAG TTAGCTGCAAATTACTTGAAGGAGAAGAGATCATCTTTGGAACTTGCTCTGTCAATGTCAGAAACTTCTACTGAGATTGATGCTAGTGCTGAATCTGTTGTGCCTTCAGTTTATGTGGGTCAATTTGCTCAATTACTTGAGCTAGGGGATTCTGTTACTATGAAACC TCTTACAGATGAAGAGTACACTCGCTATGCTATTGCAGAAGGGGAAAGATTTCAAGattcttttgaaattattgCTCTGCTCAAAAAATCTTGTGAATCATATGGTAATCTTAAAGCCCGTAGGATGGGTTCCTTTTGTGCATTCCAGATGGCAACCGAGTATTTTACTGTGGGTGATTTCAGCAATGCAAAACAACTTTTTGATGGTGTTGCAAGTCATTATAGACAAGAGGGGTGGGTTACTTTATTGTGGGAGGTATTGGGTTTCCTGCGAGAGTGCTCTAAGAAACAAGGTGTTGTGAGAGATTTTGTTGAATACTCCCTTGAAATGGCTGCACTGCCAGTGTCATCTGGTACTGATGCCAGGCCTTTCAGATTTAAAGAATATAGTCCAGCTGGTCCCCCAAGTTTCTCACAGAGAGAAGTCATACATAAGGAAGTTTTTGGGCTTGTCTGCGGGGAAGCAGGGTCAGCCTCAGTTGAAGACAATAATGCAATCAAAATTGGAGTTACTCCACTTCATATTGAGATTGATCATGTCAGTCCCCTTAGAGTAGTACTTCTTGCTTCAGTTGCTTTTCATGAACAAATAGTTAAGCCTGGTGTATCCACACTAATTACAGTGTCACTTCTATCACAATTGCCCCATACTGTTGAGATCAATCAATTAGAAGTTCAGTTCAATCAATCTGAGTGTAATTTTGTCATCTTGAATGCTCAAAAACCTTCATTTGCTGCAATGACCGATGAGGAACGGGGTCACCAAGTAGAGAGTGCTCCTCTTAGACTTGTCACAAATAAATGGTTGCGGTTGACATATGGCATCAAATCTA AGAAAAGTGGAAAGCTTGAATGTGTCTCTGTAATTGCGAAAATGGGACCACACTTCACTATTTGTTGCAGAGCTGAAAGTTCTGCTTCAATGGATGATTTGCCTCTTTGGAAGTATGAAGATCGTGTGGAAACTTATCCAACTAAGGATCCTGCTATAGCATTCTCCGGTCAGAAGGCTATCCAGGTTGAAGAACCAGAGCCCCTGGTAGATTTGTATTTAGGTGCTTCTGGCCCTGCATTTATCGGAGAGAGCTTCATGGCGCCTGTTACAGTGTCCTCCAGAGGCCATGACATCTACTCTGGTGAGTTAAAGATCAACTTGGTGGATGTAAGAGGAGGTGTTTTGTTTAGTCCAAGGGAAACAGAGTCGTCCTCTATGGATAGTCATCATGTTGAGCTTATCGGCATTGTTGGGGAAGATGAATCTCAGTTGGGTTCggaaaaatttgagaaaattcaGCAATCCTTTGGATTGGTTTCTGTTCCATTTCTGAAGAATGGAGACTCATGGTCATGCAAATTAGAAATCAAGTGGCACAGACCTAAACCAGTTATGCTTTTTGTGTCTTTAGGCTATTCCCCACTTAGCGATGATTTGAATGCACAGAAGGTCAACATCCACAAGAGCTTGCCAATTGAAGGAGTGAGCGCCATTGCGATAAGCCACCACTTTATGCTGCCTTTCCGCAGGGACCCCTTGTTACTGTCAAGGATCAAGCCCGTACATGGTTCTGAGCAATTGGCATCACTGCCCCTGAATGAAACTAGTTTGCTCATTGTTTCTGCCAAGAACTGCACTCAGGTCCCATTGCAGTTAAAATCCATGTCTATAGAGAATGAGGTTAGCGAAAGTGAAAGTTCATGTTCTGTGCAAGATGGTGGCAATGACCTTTTAAGACCAGCCCTTCTGGTGCCAGGTGAAGAGTTCAAGAAGGTATTTACAGTAGTTCCCAAGTCTGTTTCTTCGATGTGCAGGCTGGGAACAGTTTGTCTGAGATGGAGAAGGGACTCTGAGAGTGGTGATCCTTCAAGTTTTAACATAAAAGAAGCATCGGTTTTGAGTAGACATAAATTACCAGATGTAAAAGTAGAGTTATCACCATTAGTTGTAAGTTTGGAGTGTCCTCCTTACGCCATTCTCGGAGATCCCTTCACATATATGGTCAAAATTCAGAACCAGACACAGTTGCTTCAAGAGGTCAAGTTATCTTTGGCAGATTCACAAAGTTTTGTGTTGGCTGGGTCTCACAATGACACGGTTTTCATACTCCCAAAATCTGAGCACATCCTTAGTTACAAAATTGTGCCACTTGCCTCAGGTTCCCAACCACTGCCTAAAGTTACAGTGAGCTCAGGGAGATATTCAGCCGGGTTTCAGCCATCAAACACAGCATCAACAGTGTTTGTCTTTCCTTTGAGGCCTGATTTTAAGATGGATGATGTTGGTGAGAGAAGAATAGAGTCGATCACAAGTGAATAA